From a region of the Streptococcus ruminantium genome:
- a CDS encoding thrombospondin type 3 repeat-containing protein gives MEPKNIYTRDSDQDGLTDAQELALGTNPFSSDTDSDRLTDLEEVKQGLNPIQQRKERSYGLEL, from the coding sequence ATGGAACCCAAAAACATTTACACAAGAGATTCAGACCAAGATGGTCTAACGGATGCTCAAGAGTTAGCTTTAGGGACTAATCCTTTTAGCAGCGATACGGATAGTGACAGACTGACAGACCTTGAAGAAGTCAAACAAGGCTTGAATCCAATTCAACAGCGTAAGGAGAGAAGCTATGGATTGGAATTATGA
- a CDS encoding DEAD/DEAH box helicase family protein, which translates to MTQEQLLEMLRARLPRDQILLESFLRYQAVHFDEDWDSLIQNFTTQRGIVTSPVQVVRFETEVSAFVEASPFDGVTDLSSYTQTFGQAGLKKLHQLSSDEKALVIEVALFNLATRFQLLDQEGAYQSISVASLLDKGKAANLVNVYRVANNLSNRISRDIEQFLLTYEPELRSIQETLEEKKEAVEEKVVPEPSQDITFREEGLVIIASLDEDELSQLDLRTGQTEHLPAYEHLNLSQKFEILSHFDQVRNSRPKLPNLRRGEFDHEMEMTPIYEDNELLTYLEADGTAYDFQRPLTPQEEVILTEIGQTILAENTEKLTNLGIDLADIDEQQRGILIDAAGRFHLKNADLALLGGYPKATVTQLALATELLQMGLAYDKAEFFLTSQLDLEESRPIAYAFLHEDLNLEEARTFERDKLSQPDLSFGEWREHLSQTEPEIIVTQEKLPNPIVEEALQRYPIDSRVTYKGQEFQVMAIEDSGVNNLIRVELQNDFTDVIEQNPVLFLRTLEDITQALHVPSVEEKEEVEEPQQELDLFSFMDDDHQDIVSQEPVTESEAEKTEIFETEGEPELSEVIKTPPTTDFYFPEDLTDFYPKTTRDKVETNVATIRLVKSLESEHRQATPSEQELLAKYVGWGGLANEFFDEYNPKFSKEREALKTLVTDKEYSDMKQSSLTAYYTDPLLIRQMWEKLERDGFTGGKILDPSMGTGNFFAAMPKHLRENSELYGVELDTITGAIAKHLQPNSHIEVKGFETIAFNDNSFDLVLSNVPFANIRIADSRYDKPYMIHDYFVKKSLDLVHDGGQVAMISSTGTMDKRTENILQDIRETTDFLGGVRLPDSAFKAIAGTNVTTDMLFFQKHMDKGYVADDLAFSGSIRYDKDDRIWLNPYFDGDYNSQVLGTYEVRNFNGGTLSVRGTSDNLLADVQMALKQVKAPRTVDPSDIFISPDVMRIQVIDTSVPPEIRETLDQYSFGYKDSTVYYRDHKGIRVGTKTEEISYYVDEEGTFKAWDTKHSQKQIDRFNDLEVTDSTALDVYVTEEATKRGRFKGYFKKTVFYEAPLSEKEVARIKGMVDIRNAYQEVIAIQRYYDYDRDEFNHLLGHLNRTYDTFVKRFGYVNSAVNRNLFDSDDKYSLLASLEDESLDPSGKTVIYTKSLAFEKALVRPEKEVTAVSSALDALNSSLADGRGVDLDYMMSIYQTDSKATLIEELGDAIIPDPERYLNDREVVYVSRQDFLSGDVVTKLEAVDLLIKADNSDFPWVYYQGLLEDVKPPRVTLADIDYRIGSRWIPLAVYGKFAQETFMGQTFDLTDQEVSTVLEVSPIDGTMSYQSKFAFRYSTATDRSLGVPGSRYDSGRKIFENLLNSNQPTITKQVEDGDKKKHVTDVEKTTVLRAKETQLQELFQDFVASYPEVQQMIEETYNSLYNRTVSKVYDGSHLTIDGLAQNISLRPHQKNAIQRIVEEKRALLAHEVGSGKTLTMLGAGFKLKELGMVHKPLYVVPSSLTAQFGQEIMKFFPTKNVYVTTKKDFAKAKRKQFVSRIITGDYDAIVIGDSQFEKIPMSHEKQVTYIQDKLQQLRDIKQGSDSDYTVKEAERSIKGLEHQLEELQKLERDTFIEFENLGIDFLFVDEAHHFKNIRPITGLGNVAGITNTTSKKNVDMEMKVRQVQGEHDYRNVVFATGTPVSNSISELYTMMSYIQPDVLERYQVSNFDSWVGAFGNIENSMELAPTGDKYQPKKRFKKFVNLPELMRIYKETADIQTSDMLDLPVPEAKVIAVESELTEAQKYYLEELVDRSDAIKSGSVDPSVDNMLKITGEARKLAIDMRLIDPAYTLSDNQKILQVVDNVERIYREGEDDKATQMIFSDIGTPKNKEEGFDVYNELKDLLVDRGIPKEAIAFVHDANTDDKKNSLSRKVNSGEVRILMASTEKGGTGLNVQSRMKAVHHLDVPWRPSDIVRASVKAV; encoded by the coding sequence ATGACTCAAGAACAATTACTTGAAATGTTGCGGGCAAGATTGCCACGTGACCAGATTCTTTTGGAATCCTTTTTACGCTATCAAGCAGTCCATTTTGATGAGGATTGGGATAGCCTTATCCAAAATTTTACAACCCAAAGAGGAATAGTCACCTCACCTGTTCAAGTGGTTCGCTTTGAAACAGAAGTTTCTGCTTTTGTAGAGGCAAGCCCCTTTGATGGAGTGACGGACCTAAGCAGCTACACACAGACCTTTGGTCAAGCTGGATTAAAGAAGTTACACCAATTATCAAGTGATGAGAAAGCCTTGGTGATTGAGGTAGCCCTCTTTAACCTAGCCACTCGCTTTCAGCTCTTAGACCAAGAAGGCGCCTATCAGTCCATTTCGGTAGCTTCTCTTTTGGATAAAGGCAAAGCTGCTAATTTGGTTAATGTCTACCGAGTGGCCAATAATTTGTCTAATCGTATTAGCCGTGATATTGAACAGTTTCTTCTCACCTATGAACCTGAACTAAGAAGTATCCAGGAAACGTTGGAGGAAAAAAAGGAGGCGGTTGAAGAAAAAGTAGTTCCAGAACCTTCTCAGGACATCACCTTTCGGGAAGAAGGACTTGTCATAATCGCAAGTCTTGATGAGGACGAGTTATCGCAACTGGATTTGCGAACAGGGCAAACAGAACATTTACCAGCCTATGAACATCTAAACTTGTCCCAAAAATTTGAGATATTAAGTCACTTTGACCAAGTGCGAAATAGCCGTCCAAAACTACCAAACTTGAGACGTGGGGAGTTTGACCATGAAATGGAAATGACGCCAATCTATGAGGACAATGAGCTATTAACCTATTTAGAAGCAGATGGGACAGCCTATGACTTTCAACGTCCTCTAACACCTCAAGAAGAAGTAATCTTAACTGAAATTGGTCAAACTATTTTGGCTGAAAATACCGAAAAATTGACCAATTTAGGGATAGACTTAGCTGACATTGATGAGCAGCAACGTGGGATACTGATAGATGCTGCAGGGCGTTTTCATTTGAAGAATGCCGACCTAGCCTTACTAGGGGGCTATCCTAAAGCAACCGTTACTCAATTAGCCCTTGCGACAGAATTGCTTCAGATGGGACTTGCTTATGACAAGGCAGAATTTTTCTTGACCAGTCAGCTAGACTTAGAAGAATCAAGACCCATTGCCTACGCCTTCTTGCATGAAGACCTCAATCTTGAAGAAGCAAGAACCTTTGAAAGGGACAAACTGTCCCAACCAGACCTATCCTTTGGAGAATGGCGAGAACACCTATCGCAAACAGAACCTGAAATCATTGTGACTCAAGAAAAACTACCAAATCCTATCGTAGAAGAAGCCCTTCAACGCTACCCGATTGATTCTAGAGTAACTTATAAGGGGCAAGAGTTTCAGGTAATGGCCATTGAGGACTCAGGCGTTAATAACTTGATACGGGTTGAACTACAAAATGACTTCACAGATGTGATTGAGCAAAATCCAGTTCTTTTCTTACGGACATTAGAGGACATCACTCAGGCTCTTCATGTTCCATCTGTCGAAGAAAAAGAGGAAGTGGAAGAACCTCAACAAGAATTAGACCTCTTTTCCTTTATGGATGATGACCATCAAGACATTGTTTCCCAAGAACCAGTCACAGAAAGTGAAGCAGAAAAAACTGAAATATTTGAAACGGAGGGTGAGCCAGAACTTTCTGAAGTCATTAAGACACCCCCAACCACTGATTTTTACTTTCCAGAAGATTTGACAGACTTTTACCCTAAGACAACAAGGGATAAGGTTGAAACCAACGTAGCTACTATTCGTTTGGTGAAAAGTCTTGAATCTGAACACCGTCAAGCCACACCAAGTGAACAAGAACTGCTTGCCAAATACGTGGGCTGGGGAGGCTTAGCTAACGAGTTCTTTGACGAGTATAACCCAAAGTTTTCTAAGGAACGTGAGGCATTAAAAACACTAGTCACCGATAAAGAGTATTCGGACATGAAACAATCTTCTTTGACCGCTTACTACACAGACCCTCTCTTGATTCGTCAGATGTGGGAGAAGTTAGAACGTGATGGCTTTACTGGTGGTAAAATCCTAGACCCGTCTATGGGAACGGGAAATTTCTTTGCGGCAATGCCTAAACACCTGAGAGAAAATAGTGAGCTGTATGGTGTAGAGTTAGACACGATTACAGGTGCTATTGCCAAACACCTTCAACCGAATAGTCACATTGAAGTAAAGGGCTTTGAGACCATTGCCTTTAATGACAATAGCTTTGATTTGGTTCTCTCAAATGTGCCTTTTGCCAATATCAGGATTGCCGATAGTCGCTATGATAAACCCTATATGATTCATGATTACTTTGTTAAAAAATCCCTTGATTTGGTGCATGATGGTGGGCAAGTCGCTATGATTTCCTCCACAGGAACCATGGACAAACGGACAGAAAATATTCTCCAGGACATTCGTGAGACGACTGATTTCCTTGGTGGTGTGCGTTTACCAGATAGCGCCTTTAAGGCCATTGCAGGTACCAATGTCACAACAGACATGTTGTTCTTCCAGAAACATATGGATAAGGGATATGTGGCAGATGATTTAGCTTTTTCAGGTTCTATTCGCTATGACAAGGATGACCGTATTTGGTTGAATCCTTACTTTGATGGAGACTACAATAGTCAGGTTCTTGGGACCTATGAGGTTAGAAACTTTAACGGAGGGACACTTTCTGTGAGAGGAACTTCTGATAATTTGCTAGCAGATGTTCAGATGGCTCTTAAACAGGTTAAAGCGCCTAGAACTGTTGACCCTTCTGATATCTTCATCAGTCCTGATGTGATGAGAATACAAGTCATTGATACCTCTGTTCCGCCTGAAATCAGAGAAACCTTAGACCAGTATAGCTTTGGCTATAAAGATTCTACGGTTTACTACCGTGATCATAAGGGCATTCGTGTAGGGACAAAAACTGAGGAGATTAGCTACTATGTGGACGAGGAGGGGACCTTTAAGGCATGGGATACCAAGCATTCGCAAAAACAGATTGACCGCTTTAATGACCTCGAAGTCACCGATAGTACTGCTCTTGATGTTTATGTGACCGAAGAAGCCACCAAACGTGGGCGATTTAAGGGGTATTTCAAAAAGACCGTCTTTTATGAAGCTCCCTTGTCAGAGAAAGAAGTGGCACGGATTAAAGGGATGGTTGATATTCGGAACGCCTACCAAGAGGTGATTGCCATTCAGCGCTACTATGATTACGACAGAGATGAGTTTAACCACTTGTTAGGACATCTCAATCGCACCTATGATACTTTTGTGAAACGCTTTGGTTATGTCAATAGTGCTGTGAATCGTAACCTTTTTGATAGTGATGATAAGTATTCGCTCCTTGCGAGTTTAGAAGATGAAAGTCTTGACCCGAGTGGGAAGACAGTTATCTATACCAAATCTCTTGCCTTTGAAAAAGCCTTGGTTCGTCCTGAAAAGGAAGTGACGGCAGTTTCTTCTGCCCTTGACGCTCTCAATTCTAGTCTAGCAGATGGCCGTGGTGTAGATTTGGATTACATGATGTCTATTTATCAAACAGACTCTAAAGCGACTTTGATTGAGGAATTAGGAGACGCTATTATTCCAGACCCAGAACGCTATCTAAACGATAGGGAAGTGGTCTATGTGTCTCGGCAGGACTTCTTATCAGGAGATGTGGTGACTAAGTTAGAGGCTGTGGACTTACTCATTAAAGCAGACAACTCTGATTTTCCTTGGGTCTATTATCAAGGTCTCTTAGAAGACGTGAAACCACCACGTGTGACCTTAGCTGATATTGATTATCGGATTGGCTCACGTTGGATTCCTCTAGCCGTTTATGGGAAATTTGCCCAAGAAACCTTTATGGGACAAACTTTTGACCTGACTGACCAAGAAGTATCAACTGTTCTTGAAGTCAGTCCGATTGATGGGACGATGTCTTACCAATCCAAGTTTGCCTTTAGGTATTCTACCGCAACGGATAGAAGTCTAGGTGTACCTGGGTCTCGGTATGATAGTGGTCGTAAAATCTTTGAAAACCTGCTTAATTCCAATCAACCAACCATTACCAAACAAGTGGAAGATGGGGATAAGAAAAAGCATGTGACGGACGTGGAGAAGACAACGGTTCTACGTGCTAAGGAAACACAACTTCAAGAACTCTTCCAAGATTTTGTGGCTAGTTACCCAGAGGTGCAACAGATGATTGAAGAGACCTATAATAGCCTTTATAATCGTACAGTCTCAAAAGTTTATGATGGCAGCCATTTAACCATTGATGGGCTTGCCCAGAATATTTCCTTACGCCCTCACCAAAAGAATGCTATTCAACGGATTGTGGAAGAAAAACGAGCGCTTCTAGCTCATGAAGTGGGTTCAGGTAAGACCTTAACCATGCTTGGGGCAGGATTCAAACTGAAAGAATTGGGTATGGTGCATAAGCCTCTTTATGTGGTGCCATCAAGTCTGACCGCTCAGTTTGGCCAAGAAATCATGAAGTTCTTCCCAACCAAGAATGTCTATGTGACGACCAAGAAAGATTTTGCGAAAGCCAAACGCAAGCAGTTTGTCTCACGGATTATCACAGGGGACTACGATGCCATTGTCATTGGGGATTCCCAGTTTGAGAAAATTCCCATGAGTCATGAAAAGCAAGTGACCTATATTCAAGATAAGTTACAACAACTTCGTGACATCAAGCAAGGTAGTGATAGTGATTATACTGTTAAAGAAGCAGAGCGTTCTATTAAGGGCTTAGAGCACCAATTGGAAGAACTTCAAAAGTTGGAACGTGATACCTTTATTGAATTTGAAAACCTTGGGATTGACTTCCTCTTTGTGGACGAAGCTCACCATTTTAAGAATATCAGACCCATTACAGGCCTTGGGAATGTCGCAGGGATTACCAACACGACTTCTAAAAAGAACGTGGATATGGAGATGAAAGTGAGACAGGTTCAAGGAGAACACGACTATCGTAATGTGGTCTTTGCGACAGGAACACCAGTCTCTAACTCTATTAGTGAACTCTATACCATGATGAGCTATATCCAACCCGATGTCCTAGAACGATACCAGGTCTCTAATTTTGATTCATGGGTAGGGGCTTTTGGGAATATCGAAAATTCTATGGAACTAGCACCGACAGGGGATAAATACCAACCCAAGAAACGCTTTAAGAAGTTTGTGAACCTGCCTGAACTCATGCGGATTTATAAGGAAACAGCTGATATTCAGACCTCAGATATGCTTGATTTACCTGTACCTGAAGCTAAAGTTATTGCGGTGGAGAGCGAATTGACAGAAGCTCAGAAATACTACCTTGAAGAGTTGGTTGATCGTTCAGACGCTATCAAGTCAGGTAGCGTTGACCCTAGTGTCGATAACATGTTAAAAATCACTGGGGAAGCTAGAAAACTAGCTATTGACATGCGTCTCATTGACCCAGCCTATACCTTATCGGACAATCAGAAGATTCTTCAAGTAGTGGACAATGTGGAACGCATTTACCGTGAGGGAGAAGATGATAAAGCTACCCAGATGATTTTCTCAGATATTGGAACGCCTAAGAATAAGGAAGAGGGCTTTGACGTTTACAATGAATTGAAAGACCTCTTAGTGGATAGAGGGATTCCCAAAGAAGCAATTGCCTTTGTCCATGACGCTAATACGGATGACAAGAAAAACTCTCTGTCACGCAAGGTCAATAGTGGGGAAGTCAGGATTCTCATGGCTTCTACGGAAAAAGGTGGAACAGGATTAAACGTGCAGTCTCGTATGAAAGCAGTCCACCATTTAGACGTTCCCTGGCGTCCCTCTGATATTGTTCGTGCGTCCGTAAAGGCGGTATAG
- a CDS encoding reverse transcriptase domain-containing protein: protein MRNPQNVLNNLTKHSKDKNYQFERLYRLLYNKEMYLVAYQTIYANPGHMTPGVDELTIDGMSMARIDQLIDSLKDESYQPHPSRRTYIPKKNGKPRPLGIPSFDDKLLQQVIKMILESIYEGQFESSSHGFRPNKSCHSALTQIQKTYTGVKWFIEGDIKSFFDNINHDVMIQILRERITDERFLRLIRKFLNAGYVEDWKFYKTYSGTPQGGIISPILANIYLDKFDKYMTDYVKNFCEGKYRKRTPEYRQNEIALGKARRTLECTSTENQRQEAIQRIRQLEKERILIPHSDPMDSSFKRLTYTRNADDFICGVIGSKEDARRIKADIKDYLETVLKLELSEEKTLITNARDKARFLGYHLYIRQSNLAKRDSAGRLVRNYTGRLVLEVSIETIRDRLLSYGAMKMTYHRGHEVWKPTARYFMKDCDDLEILERYNAEIRGFYNYYCIANNSSILHRFKYIMEYSMYKTYATKYRTTKSHIIRKYKKDGQFRIQYIGRKGDTMTRYFYNGGFKRQKKSFLENDNLPNTAKYFSRTNLIDRLKANRCEYCQATNSLIEIHHVRKLKDLKKKTFWERLMISRQRKTIALCKDCHKKLHYGKLD from the coding sequence ATGAGAAATCCTCAAAATGTGTTAAACAATCTAACAAAACACAGTAAAGATAAAAACTATCAATTTGAGCGACTTTATCGCTTACTTTACAACAAAGAAATGTACTTAGTTGCCTATCAAACGATTTACGCTAACCCAGGACACATGACACCTGGAGTAGATGAGTTGACGATTGATGGTATGAGTATGGCTAGAATTGACCAATTGATTGATTCCCTGAAAGATGAATCTTATCAGCCACATCCATCAAGACGAACCTATATTCCTAAAAAGAATGGGAAGCCACGTCCACTAGGTATTCCATCATTTGATGATAAGCTCTTACAACAGGTTATCAAAATGATTTTGGAATCCATCTACGAGGGACAATTTGAATCCTCTTCCCATGGTTTTCGTCCGAATAAAAGCTGTCATTCAGCACTTACTCAAATTCAGAAAACCTATACAGGAGTAAAGTGGTTTATTGAAGGAGATATCAAATCGTTTTTTGATAATATCAACCACGATGTGATGATTCAAATTCTACGAGAAAGAATTACGGATGAGCGTTTCTTACGCCTGATTCGTAAATTTCTCAATGCAGGATATGTGGAAGATTGGAAATTCTACAAAACCTACTCAGGAACTCCACAAGGAGGAATAATCAGTCCAATTCTAGCCAATATCTATTTGGATAAGTTTGATAAATATATGACAGATTATGTGAAGAACTTCTGTGAAGGGAAATACCGTAAACGCACCCCAGAATATCGCCAAAATGAGATTGCACTGGGAAAAGCAAGAAGAACACTAGAGTGTACTTCGACGGAAAACCAACGCCAAGAAGCCATTCAACGTATTCGTCAATTAGAAAAAGAAAGAATATTGATTCCTCATAGCGACCCTATGGATAGTAGTTTTAAGCGTCTAACCTATACCCGAAATGCAGATGATTTTATCTGTGGTGTGATTGGAAGTAAAGAGGACGCTCGTCGTATTAAAGCAGACATTAAGGACTATTTGGAAACGGTTCTCAAATTGGAACTCTCTGAAGAGAAAACCCTGATTACCAATGCAAGAGATAAAGCGAGGTTTCTGGGTTATCATCTGTACATTCGCCAATCCAATTTAGCCAAACGTGATTCGGCAGGACGATTGGTCAGAAATTATACAGGTAGATTGGTTTTAGAGGTTTCTATTGAAACGATTCGAGATAGATTACTGTCCTATGGGGCTATGAAAATGACTTATCATAGAGGTCACGAAGTTTGGAAACCAACAGCTCGTTATTTTATGAAAGACTGTGATGATTTAGAGATTTTAGAACGCTACAATGCGGAAATAAGAGGTTTTTATAACTATTATTGTATCGCTAACAACAGTTCTATCCTCCATCGCTTTAAGTATATTATGGAATATAGCATGTATAAAACCTATGCGACCAAGTATCGTACGACTAAATCTCACATCATCCGTAAATATAAAAAGGATGGTCAATTCAGGATACAGTATATTGGACGTAAAGGAGATACAATGACCCGTTATTTCTATAATGGAGGCTTTAAACGTCAAAAGAAATCTTTCCTAGAAAATGATAATTTACCAAACACGGCAAAATATTTTAGCCGAACCAATTTAATTGATAGATTAAAAGCAAACCGTTGTGAGTACTGTCAAGCTACCAATAGTCTCATTGAAATTCATCATGTGAGAAAACTCAAGGATTTAAAGAAAAAGACTTTTTGGGAACGCTTGATGATTTCTAGACAACGGAAAACAATAGCACTGTGTAAAGATTGCCATAAGAAATTACATTATGGCAAGTTAGATTGA
- a CDS encoding DUF5962 family protein, producing MTQTVEDIRYQLEEWLAQGFTSPEDRDNYQALKEQYEDETLDYSFSKREIIGQLEVIITTRENDFPDLDEVTKEEYLDLVEQLDKLDKGQADYYRKQLA from the coding sequence ATGACCCAGACAGTAGAAGATATACGTTACCAATTAGAAGAATGGTTAGCACAAGGTTTTACAAGCCCTGAAGATAGAGATAACTATCAAGCCTTAAAGGAACAATATGAAGATGAAACCCTTGATTACAGCTTTTCAAAGCGAGAAATCATTGGTCAATTAGAGGTAATTATCACGACTCGTGAGAATGACTTTCCAGACTTAGATGAGGTCACCAAAGAAGAGTATCTTGACCTGGTTGAACAACTTGATAAACTAGACAAGGGACAGGCAGATTATTATCGTAAGCAATTAGCGTAG
- a CDS encoding DUF5966 family protein translates to MLEQIIQSLLIIAATGLILLVLYQIAKMLGSLFVIGLIGFLAFTEVYGIYLFFTDQYLYVEDLATNGILSFTTFYIGFNVLLIFGLVVKVIRSRIA, encoded by the coding sequence ATGTTAGAACAAATCATTCAAAGTCTTTTGATTATCGCAGCAACAGGACTAATTTTACTTGTCCTTTACCAGATTGCGAAGATGCTTGGAAGCTTATTTGTTATTGGATTAATCGGATTTTTAGCTTTCACAGAAGTCTATGGAATTTACCTCTTTTTTACAGATCAATACCTATATGTGGAAGATTTAGCGACCAATGGTATTTTGAGCTTTACCACTTTCTATATTGGATTTAATGTTCTGCTTATATTCGGACTTGTGGTCAAAGTGATTAGAAGTCGGATAGCATAA